Proteins co-encoded in one Nonlabens agnitus genomic window:
- a CDS encoding KdsC family phosphatase → MKTNYKKLLNNIKAFIFDVDGVLTDGRLLISDSGELLRTMNAKDGYAMKTALNNGYLVCIITGGKNEGVKSRLLGLGVNDVFLDAHDKMKQLQEYKDKHDLKAEELLYMGDDMPDVPVLEHVGLATCPQDAIPEVKAVCDYISHKKGGDACVRDVIEQVMKVHGKWKVEYGKNAASS, encoded by the coding sequence ATGAAGACGAATTATAAGAAACTGCTCAACAATATCAAGGCCTTTATTTTTGACGTCGATGGCGTGTTAACTGACGGTCGGTTGCTAATTTCAGATAGTGGTGAATTGCTGCGCACCATGAATGCCAAGGATGGCTATGCAATGAAAACCGCACTTAACAATGGTTACCTGGTCTGCATTATAACTGGTGGTAAAAATGAAGGTGTCAAATCCAGACTACTGGGTTTAGGTGTCAATGATGTGTTTCTGGATGCTCACGACAAAATGAAGCAACTCCAGGAATACAAGGACAAACACGACTTAAAAGCGGAAGAACTATTATATATGGGCGACGATATGCCTGACGTTCCTGTTTTAGAACATGTAGGACTGGCTACTTGTCCACAAGATGCCATTCCTGAAGTCAAAGCGGTTTGCGATTATATTTCCCACAAAAAAGGTGGCGATGCCTGTGTACGCGATGTCATTGAGCAAGTCATGAAAGTGCATGGCAAATGGAAGGTGGAATATGGTAAAAATGCCGCTAGCAGTTGA
- a CDS encoding Rossmann-like and DUF2520 domain-containing protein yields MITVFVIGTGNLGTQLCSTLETAVDSQVKLVGYTNQSGSKLSEINAPLFKENWPPCDLYIIAVPDDAIQEVSQVIPQDQAVAHTSGSVPMNALARQEQHGVLYIPQTFTKYRRAALEEVTVCLESNSADIDEKLRLVAGTLSRKRTHINSTQRQQLHLAAVYMNNFVNHCYLKSAEILKNADLDQDLLNELMAETLTNAQSTTAHEAQTGPARRGDQKTIERHLKQLKQEDKAMYLAISESIKRTYEDEL; encoded by the coding sequence ATGATCACTGTTTTTGTCATAGGTACCGGTAATCTGGGAACGCAATTGTGTAGCACGCTGGAAACGGCTGTAGATTCTCAAGTCAAGCTTGTTGGATATACGAATCAAAGCGGTTCCAAACTTTCAGAAATCAATGCACCATTGTTCAAAGAAAACTGGCCGCCATGCGACCTTTACATCATCGCGGTACCAGACGATGCGATTCAAGAAGTAAGTCAGGTCATACCTCAAGATCAGGCCGTGGCGCATACCAGCGGTAGTGTACCCATGAATGCTTTGGCACGGCAGGAGCAGCATGGTGTTCTCTACATCCCGCAAACTTTTACCAAATACCGACGAGCGGCTTTGGAAGAAGTTACCGTATGCCTGGAATCTAACTCAGCTGATATAGATGAAAAATTGAGGTTGGTGGCTGGTACGCTTTCGCGAAAGCGAACTCATATCAATTCCACGCAACGACAACAGCTTCATCTTGCCGCTGTCTATATGAACAATTTTGTCAATCACTGTTATTTAAAATCTGCGGAAATCCTAAAAAATGCCGACCTCGATCAAGATCTGCTGAATGAATTGATGGCAGAAACGCTGACTAACGCACAGTCCACAACCGCTCATGAGGCACAAACGGGACCAGCGCGCCGTGGTGACCAAAAAACCATCGAGCGTCATTTGAAGCAATTAAAACAAGAAGATAAAGCCATGTATCTGGCCATAAGTGAATCCATCAAACGTACCTATGAAGACGAATTATAA
- a CDS encoding geranylgeranylglycerol-phosphate geranylgeranyltransferase: MIYLKLTRWPNVLMTILTQLVIIYGYLPQTQASLALESWQVLLLLLATALLTASGNVINDIYDVATDMLNKPEKVIVGKRITEKKAFNFYILLTILAVIAGFVLANSVHLPSLAAIFIIVSFVLYLYATYLKKILLLGNVVISVLVALVVIITAVFELVPAITDLNRAIQLAVFQHLLIFALFAFLVNLLRENIKDCQDVKGDHATGRNSLAIVLGRSRALKVLSVYTIILVLVIGYLVFDQLFADRVTLYYIVFLIMAPLMFLGIRLWTAVSKKELATLSMVCKLVLLTGIVGIALIKF; the protein is encoded by the coding sequence TTGATATACTTAAAACTTACTCGATGGCCTAATGTGTTGATGACCATTCTTACTCAGCTGGTCATTATTTATGGCTATTTACCGCAGACGCAGGCTTCGTTGGCTTTAGAATCTTGGCAGGTCTTATTATTGCTACTGGCCACCGCTTTGCTAACAGCGAGTGGTAACGTGATCAACGACATTTATGACGTTGCTACAGATATGCTCAACAAACCGGAAAAGGTGATCGTGGGCAAACGTATTACTGAAAAAAAAGCCTTCAATTTTTACATCCTATTGACCATCCTTGCCGTGATTGCTGGATTTGTTTTAGCCAATAGCGTGCACTTACCTAGTCTAGCCGCAATCTTTATCATCGTGTCCTTTGTCCTTTACTTGTATGCGACCTACTTAAAGAAAATACTGCTTTTGGGAAATGTGGTAATCTCTGTACTGGTAGCGCTGGTGGTGATTATCACCGCAGTTTTTGAACTGGTTCCCGCAATAACCGATTTAAATAGAGCTATACAATTAGCTGTATTCCAGCATCTCTTGATATTTGCTCTATTTGCATTTTTAGTAAATCTCCTAAGAGAAAACATCAAGGATTGCCAAGATGTAAAAGGAGATCACGCCACCGGCAGGAACAGCCTTGCCATAGTTCTGGGCCGATCTAGGGCGTTGAAAGTGTTGTCCGTTTATACCATTATCTTGGTATTGGTCATAGGTTATCTGGTTTTTGATCAGCTTTTTGCAGACCGTGTGACCTTGTACTATATCGTGTTTTTAATCATGGCGCCGTTAATGTTTCTGGGAATCAGACTGTGGACGGCCGTATCCAAAAAAGAATTAGCGACACTTTCAATGGTTTGTAAATTGGTTTTACTCACTGGTATAGTAGGTATCGCCTTAATCAAATTTTAA
- a CDS encoding DHH family phosphoesterase yields the protein MQKEEIQKLKAELSTPQKIVIVPHKSPDGDAVGSITALYSFLVKQNHEVSMISPNDFPSFLSWLTHSDKILNYEQTRSESDALIAAADFIFILDHNALHRTGDMESPLSQSNATFVMIDHHQQPDDFATYMYSDTSMSSTCEMMYHFLDKMDALDQIDAAMATSLYTGILTDTGSFKYRSTTSTTLRVAANLIDKGADSEAINRKIYDVNTPSRMKLLGVALNNLTVLPKYRTAFITLTQQELDDNNYQKGDTEGFVNYALSLDDVVFAQIFIEKKDESIIKTSLRSKGDFDVNEMARKHWNGGGHKNAAGGRSELSMQETKDKLILILRDYEKALQDTQI from the coding sequence ATGCAAAAAGAAGAAATCCAAAAACTGAAGGCCGAATTATCAACGCCACAGAAAATTGTCATTGTACCCCACAAAAGTCCGGACGGTGATGCTGTTGGTTCCATTACCGCGCTTTATAGTTTTCTCGTTAAACAGAATCATGAGGTAAGCATGATTTCTCCCAACGATTTCCCGTCCTTTCTGTCGTGGTTGACGCATAGCGATAAGATTTTGAACTATGAGCAGACCAGATCTGAATCTGACGCGCTTATCGCAGCGGCAGATTTCATTTTTATTCTGGATCATAATGCCTTGCATAGAACGGGTGATATGGAATCACCGCTATCACAATCTAATGCGACCTTTGTGATGATTGATCATCACCAGCAGCCTGATGATTTTGCTACCTATATGTATAGCGACACCAGTATGAGTAGTACCTGTGAGATGATGTATCACTTTTTGGATAAGATGGATGCCTTGGATCAAATCGATGCTGCCATGGCCACAAGTCTATATACTGGTATTTTGACGGATACGGGCAGTTTCAAATATAGATCCACAACATCTACGACGCTGCGCGTGGCAGCTAACCTGATAGATAAAGGTGCCGATAGCGAGGCCATCAACCGCAAGATCTATGACGTGAACACACCATCAAGAATGAAATTATTGGGTGTGGCACTTAACAATCTCACCGTTCTACCTAAATATAGAACTGCCTTTATCACCTTGACACAACAAGAACTGGACGACAACAATTACCAAAAAGGCGATACTGAAGGCTTCGTTAATTATGCCTTGAGTCTCGACGACGTAGTATTTGCACAGATCTTTATCGAGAAAAAGGATGAGAGCATCATAAAGACGTCCCTTAGGTCCAAAGGTGATTTTGACGTCAATGAAATGGCCCGAAAACACTGGAATGGCGGCGGTCACAAGAATGCGGCTGGCGGCAGGTCAGAACTAAGCATGCAAGAAACTAAAGACAAATTAATCCTTATATTGCGCGACTATGAAAAAGCCCTACAGGATACTCAAATATAG
- a CDS encoding Rid family detoxifying hydrolase — MKEIIYTKTAPNPIGPYNQAVLWRGLHQHTLYTSGQIAIDPSTGNLDISDLEKETHLVMKNLQEVLKAAGMSFDHVVKTSIFLSDMKNFAIVNKVYGSYFDEATAPARETVEVANLPKYVNVEISAIAING, encoded by the coding sequence ATGAAGGAAATTATATACACTAAGACAGCGCCCAATCCCATAGGACCGTACAATCAAGCGGTTTTATGGAGAGGATTGCACCAACATACATTATATACCAGCGGCCAGATTGCCATTGATCCATCTACTGGAAATCTAGATATCAGTGATCTTGAAAAGGAAACTCATTTAGTGATGAAAAACCTACAAGAAGTCCTTAAAGCTGCTGGAATGAGTTTTGATCACGTGGTCAAGACCAGCATTTTTTTAAGCGACATGAAAAACTTTGCTATAGTGAATAAGGTGTATGGCAGCTACTTTGATGAAGCCACCGCACCAGCAAGGGAAACAGTAGAAGTGGCAAACTTGCCAAAGTATGTGAATGTAGAAATTTCAGCTATCGCGATCAATGGATAA
- a CDS encoding nucleoside-diphosphate kinase has product MATNRTFTMIKPDAVEDGHIGAILEKITSSGFKIAALKLTQMTVADAEEFYAVHSERPFFGELVEFMSRGPIVAAVLEKENAVADFRTLIGATNPSEAADGTIRKLFAKSVGENAVHGSDSDENAAIEAAFHFAGREMF; this is encoded by the coding sequence ATGGCAACGAATAGAACATTTACAATGATCAAACCTGATGCTGTCGAGGATGGACACATAGGTGCTATACTAGAAAAAATAACAAGCAGTGGTTTTAAGATCGCCGCTTTGAAATTGACACAAATGACTGTGGCAGATGCTGAAGAATTTTATGCCGTTCACAGTGAGCGTCCATTCTTTGGCGAATTGGTAGAATTCATGTCTCGTGGTCCTATTGTGGCTGCAGTGTTAGAGAAAGAAAATGCCGTAGCAGATTTCCGTACCTTGATAGGTGCTACCAACCCATCTGAGGCTGCTGATGGAACCATCAGAAAATTATTTGCCAAAAGTGTAGGAGAGAATGCTGTACACGGTAGCGATAGTGATGAGAATGCAGCGATTGAGGCAGCATTCCACTTTGCAGGAAGAGAGATGTTCTAG
- a CDS encoding peptidylprolyl isomerase yields MKKIHGLLLILAIILTAASCKNEYPDMEDGIYAEFQTTKGTMLAELYYEAAPTTVANFVALTEGNHEYVLDSLKGKPFYDGLIFHRVIDSFMIQGGDYTGTGSGQTGYQFAQEIVDTLKHDEKGILSMANAGPGTNGSQFFIMDEPNANLDGGYNVFGKVIEGLAVIDSISTVATNPRDNRPVDSVIMKKVRIIRKGKEAKKWDAVKTFKEGQELAEQERIAAQKLAEDRRAAAPAKREAKANEFAEMKAKASKLPNSSVMVYSIEKGNGGKPEEGTRVLLEYSGFLENGNLFDSSSIEIAQEFDAVNPNKERANMYRAIPVQYSKQAAAIPGFRDALLSMNYGDKIVAFIPAEFAYGEAGNGPIPPNSNIIFEMELMEADQ; encoded by the coding sequence ATGAAGAAAATTCACGGCTTACTACTTATTCTAGCCATCATATTAACTGCAGCGTCCTGTAAAAACGAGTATCCAGACATGGAGGACGGCATTTATGCAGAATTCCAGACTACCAAAGGAACCATGCTGGCAGAGCTTTATTATGAAGCTGCACCTACTACAGTGGCAAACTTTGTCGCACTTACCGAAGGTAATCACGAGTACGTACTGGACAGTCTTAAAGGAAAACCTTTCTATGATGGATTGATCTTTCATAGGGTCATTGATAGTTTCATGATCCAAGGTGGTGACTATACGGGTACAGGTTCTGGTCAAACAGGTTACCAATTTGCTCAAGAAATCGTCGACACTTTAAAGCACGATGAAAAAGGAATTCTTTCCATGGCAAATGCTGGACCTGGTACTAATGGTAGCCAGTTCTTTATCATGGACGAGCCCAATGCAAATCTGGATGGTGGTTATAACGTTTTTGGTAAAGTAATAGAAGGACTTGCCGTAATCGACTCCATATCGACGGTAGCGACTAATCCTAGAGACAATCGTCCAGTGGATAGCGTTATAATGAAAAAAGTGAGAATCATTAGAAAAGGTAAAGAAGCCAAAAAATGGGATGCCGTAAAGACTTTTAAAGAAGGTCAGGAACTTGCAGAACAAGAGCGTATCGCCGCACAAAAACTAGCAGAAGACCGTCGCGCGGCAGCACCCGCAAAGCGTGAAGCAAAAGCAAATGAATTTGCTGAGATGAAAGCTAAAGCCAGTAAGTTGCCCAACAGCAGCGTAATGGTATATTCCATCGAGAAAGGCAATGGCGGTAAACCAGAAGAAGGAACTAGAGTTTTATTGGAATATTCTGGATTTTTAGAAAACGGTAATCTCTTTGATAGTAGCAGTATTGAAATAGCTCAAGAATTTGATGCGGTCAACCCTAATAAGGAAAGAGCCAATATGTACAGAGCTATTCCAGTGCAGTACAGCAAGCAAGCGGCAGCGATTCCTGGTTTTAGAGATGCATTATTATCCATGAATTATGGTGACAAAATCGTAGCCTTTATTCCTGCAGAGTTTGCCTATGGTGAGGCTGGAAACGGTCCTATACCACCTAACTCAAACATCATCTTTGAGATGGAACTCATGGAAGCCGATCAATAG
- the gldI gene encoding gliding motility-associated peptidyl-prolyl isomerase GldI, whose translation MKKPYRILKYSLVLTLLVGFLISCKNLEAREPIERKTSTKTDFSIELNKQRNAAEEAYIEKLIKADSTEFVRSSNGFYYRFIVQDSIAGDRPEFGDRVTFEYNIETIDGETIYSKEELSPVTKSLEQEYGIFKGLREGLKLMQENDEVVFYFPSYTAYGFYGDEKRIGLHTPIKSTVKLLEIDKSN comes from the coding sequence ATGAAAAAGCCCTACAGGATACTCAAATATAGTCTCGTACTGACGCTACTTGTCGGGTTTTTGATCAGTTGCAAAAACCTGGAGGCGCGTGAGCCCATCGAGCGTAAAACCAGCACCAAGACTGATTTCTCCATCGAGCTCAACAAACAAAGAAACGCTGCCGAAGAAGCCTATATAGAAAAACTAATCAAGGCAGATTCTACAGAATTTGTGAGGTCTTCTAATGGATTTTATTACCGTTTTATTGTCCAGGACAGCATTGCTGGTGACCGTCCAGAATTTGGCGATCGCGTGACTTTTGAATACAACATCGAGACTATTGACGGCGAGACCATTTATAGCAAGGAAGAACTCTCACCGGTCACTAAAAGTCTGGAACAGGAATACGGCATCTTCAAAGGCTTGCGTGAAGGTCTTAAATTGATGCAGGAAAATGATGAAGTCGTCTTTTATTTCCCGTCGTACACGGCCTATGGTTTCTATGGCGATGAAAAAAGGATAGGCTTGCATACACCTATCAAAAGCACGGTTAAATTGCTGGAGATTGATAAGAGTAATTAA
- a CDS encoding Maf family nucleotide pyrophosphatase, translating to MLQEKLQHIDIILASQSPRRQELLKGLDIDFRIETRPVDEVYEDHLKAGEISAFLATLKAKAFQNDVKENELLITSDTIVWLENEAFGKPESEQHAKEMLATMSGKMHEVYTSVTFTTSKKQDTITDCTKVYFKNLTTAEISYYVDTYQPMDRAGAYGIQDWIGYTGIEKLDGCYYNVMGLPLPKVYEWLSQNF from the coding sequence ATGTTACAGGAAAAACTTCAACATATAGACATCATACTTGCCTCACAATCGCCACGCCGGCAAGAATTACTAAAAGGACTGGACATTGATTTTAGAATTGAAACCAGGCCTGTCGATGAAGTTTATGAAGATCACTTAAAGGCTGGTGAAATCAGCGCTTTTCTTGCTACGCTCAAGGCAAAAGCATTTCAGAATGACGTTAAGGAAAATGAGCTGCTGATAACCAGTGACACCATTGTGTGGTTGGAAAACGAGGCTTTTGGCAAACCAGAAAGCGAACAGCATGCCAAAGAAATGCTCGCCACCATGAGTGGCAAGATGCATGAAGTGTACACATCGGTCACCTTTACCACAAGTAAAAAACAAGACACTATAACCGATTGTACCAAAGTCTATTTTAAAAATCTCACGACTGCTGAAATATCTTACTACGTAGATACCTATCAACCTATGGATCGCGCCGGCGCCTATGGCATACAAGACTGGATAGGTTATACTGGAATTGAAAAGTTGGATGGTTGCTATTATAACGTGATGGGGTTACCTTTACCTAAAGTCTATGAATGGCTTTCACAGAATTTCTAA